A single region of the Acidobacteriota bacterium genome encodes:
- a CDS encoding PIG-L family deacetylase has protein sequence MTSRRWVPRHWVALLIALVAVGLWGHCRGSSYRNFFRHDPRQAHDYTLERRDAQTFEVRLTRGGFEWPAEAAGAGITAFLELHVKTRPLFPSLAPYIEFRAGGETFTQSFAPRSTGRRYLNVSPAAGRGPIDMVGRQIGWRTGSARLVTFANQPIDASTRVLVVAPHPDDAEIAAFGLYATTHADVVTVTAGDYGGKNYGGLFPDNGEHYRIKGLIRTWDSLTVPFLGGVPISRSRNLGHFDGVLRTLYERRPGIVPPILTELEDPGLFRQVNTEPQLATRPFESSWPALVADLRREVDWTGPDLIAAPNPLLDSHADHQYTTVALIEALEERGFEGSLLLYTNHATRAEPYPLGPNTALESLPPWFGDELPFGTVLSFPVDETTRRLNYLALEAMHDLRPFEHRVTTPFLERARDLAEEAFWRALGRHDKLPGYLYDYLRRGPRPNEIYLVLDLEQAVRLKERFLEIEALRRR, from the coding sequence GTGACTTCCCGGCGCTGGGTCCCCAGGCACTGGGTCGCCCTGTTGATCGCCCTGGTGGCGGTCGGACTCTGGGGCCACTGCCGCGGTAGCTCCTACCGGAACTTCTTCCGGCACGATCCGCGTCAGGCGCACGACTACACCCTGGAGCGGCGCGACGCACAGACGTTCGAAGTCCGCCTCACCCGCGGGGGATTCGAGTGGCCGGCGGAGGCGGCCGGCGCGGGCATCACCGCATTCCTCGAACTCCACGTCAAGACCAGGCCCCTCTTTCCGTCGCTGGCTCCCTACATCGAGTTTCGCGCGGGCGGCGAGACCTTCACCCAGTCCTTCGCACCACGCTCGACCGGCCGGCGTTACCTCAACGTGTCGCCGGCGGCGGGCCGCGGTCCCATTGACATGGTCGGGCGGCAGATCGGATGGCGCACGGGGTCGGCTCGTCTGGTCACCTTCGCCAACCAACCGATCGACGCCTCGACCCGGGTGCTCGTCGTTGCCCCCCATCCCGACGATGCCGAGATCGCCGCCTTCGGCCTCTACGCGACGACCCACGCCGACGTGGTCACCGTGACCGCCGGCGACTACGGAGGCAAGAACTACGGAGGCCTGTTCCCCGACAACGGCGAGCACTATCGCATCAAGGGCCTGATCCGCACCTGGGACAGCCTGACCGTCCCCTTCCTGGGCGGCGTGCCGATCAGCCGCTCCCGCAACCTCGGGCACTTCGACGGCGTTCTGCGCACGCTCTACGAGCGGCGGCCCGGAATCGTGCCGCCGATCCTCACGGAACTCGAGGATCCGGGCCTGTTCCGGCAGGTCAACACGGAGCCGCAACTTGCGACCAGACCGTTCGAGTCGAGCTGGCCGGCCCTCGTCGCGGACCTGCGACGGGAGGTCGACTGGACCGGTCCCGACCTGATCGCGGCGCCCAACCCCCTGCTCGACAGCCACGCCGACCACCAGTACACGACGGTGGCGTTGATCGAGGCGCTGGAGGAACGCGGTTTCGAGGGCTCGCTGCTGCTCTACACCAATCACGCGACCCGTGCCGAGCCCTATCCGCTGGGTCCGAACACGGCGCTCGAGTCCCTGCCGCCGTGGTTCGGCGACGAGCTTCCCTTCGGCACGGTGCTGTCGTTCCCGGTCGACGAGACGACGCGCCGGCTGAACTACCTCGCCCTGGAGGCGATGCACGACCTGCGCCCGTTCGAGCATCGGGTGACGACTCCGTTCCTCGAGCGCGCCCGCGACCTCGCGGAAGAGGCCTTCTGGCGCGCTCTCGGCCGCCACGACAAGCTCCCCGGTTATCTCTACGACTACCTCCGGCGCGGGCCGCGCCCGAACGAGATCTACCTGGTGCTAGACCTCGAGCAGGCGGTGCGTCTCAAGGAGCGGTTCCTGGAGATCGAAGCGCTCCGGCGACGTTAG
- a CDS encoding c-type cytochrome produces the protein MRGRPHSLASVVAASAFACASPALEDVPPGFELHPEFELELVAAEPVVIDPIDLAFDERARAFVLELPGYPDMKRPARIVAVSDTDGDGRWDRRRLFADDLGMADAILPWRDGLLVAAPPDILYLEDADGDGKADRREVMLSGFAEGNPQHNVNALRYGLDNWVYGVNGGNGARPFWPEAPEEAVELGQDDFRVDLRTRRFEPTGRGAGGFGMTFGVWGRSFATHNLDHLSQLVIPRRYLGRLPPSWQSGRLRLAPHPDGGPAELFPIGVRQTRPNHPEQSGRFSAACAVTAYGGGAFESTGLTGESLAVFVADPSANVVHHAVVDTSGAAAEAGRGRPGVEFLASTDPLFRPVNLRVGPDGALYVLDMHRGVIEHPEWIPDTVEAALDLYEGKDRGRVYRIVPARGLPAWSADFEGFDRSRTADLVDALGHPNRWRRLTAQRLLVQEHGPEPPTALVRSLLERLLETDDSLGRLHALWSLAGLGALDRGTLTALLDDPHPELRRNALLAFEELLHGEAPKSGFAETVVGLIGDPEPAVRLQAILTAGLLLESEAYVGPEFGLSAASAVVAGTARPEAGMPASAGVENLERSELERDGPWLRLAAVSVLADDPAAALRLLLASGGSVDPGGADIVERVAALVPAERLGEVIGDSLVVRALSESGAGSAGTSRALLAGLTTAASGADSAESVAADLGVALRRLRRSSDDPLAESAWSMTAALRVDVSPEEIAHLDCAGVRAADGDRDVAERLEALALFGLRRLWPASAQEAAAPCPGGTSPGEASAAGSWLERMGSLLDAGHPAPVQRAAMAELAAAEEAAVTAYVVDRWPYLGPAARRDAASYLIRGRGRHRALLDALESGRIRLGEMNFILERRRFLLRSPDQEVRRRAAAQFDDAGVATRAEAIAAMRPALELDGDPKQGEALFLELCARCHQSGGMGFGPGPDLAGIGRKSGETLLHDILDPNAAVDAVYVNYIVETTEGEVFSGILAESSGGGVVLRAAEDTVIEVPAERIREVRSDGLSMMPEELEAGLEPEDLADLLAFLSRR, from the coding sequence CTGCGTGGCCGCCCTCATAGCCTTGCGTCCGTAGTCGCTGCTTCGGCTTTCGCTTGCGCGTCGCCAGCGCTCGAGGACGTACCGCCGGGCTTTGAACTCCACCCGGAGTTCGAACTCGAGCTCGTCGCCGCCGAGCCGGTCGTCATCGACCCGATCGACCTCGCCTTCGACGAACGGGCCAGGGCGTTCGTGCTGGAACTCCCCGGCTATCCGGACATGAAGCGGCCGGCGCGCATCGTGGCCGTCTCGGACACGGATGGGGACGGACGATGGGATCGACGACGACTCTTCGCCGACGATCTCGGCATGGCGGACGCGATCCTGCCGTGGCGCGACGGACTCCTCGTGGCGGCGCCTCCGGACATCCTCTACCTGGAAGACGCCGACGGCGACGGGAAGGCGGATCGTCGCGAGGTGATGCTCAGCGGATTCGCCGAGGGCAACCCCCAGCACAACGTGAACGCGCTCCGGTACGGTCTCGACAACTGGGTGTACGGCGTCAACGGAGGCAATGGCGCCAGGCCGTTCTGGCCGGAGGCTCCGGAGGAGGCCGTCGAACTCGGGCAGGACGACTTCCGGGTCGATCTCAGGACGCGGCGCTTCGAACCGACCGGCCGCGGCGCCGGTGGTTTCGGGATGACGTTCGGTGTCTGGGGCCGCTCCTTCGCCACCCACAACCTGGATCACCTGAGTCAGCTCGTCATCCCGCGCCGCTATCTCGGGCGGCTGCCGCCGTCTTGGCAGAGCGGTCGCCTCCGCCTGGCGCCCCATCCGGACGGGGGTCCCGCCGAGCTGTTTCCGATCGGTGTGCGCCAGACGCGGCCTAATCACCCGGAGCAGTCGGGCCGGTTCTCCGCCGCCTGTGCCGTGACGGCGTACGGCGGCGGCGCCTTCGAGAGCACCGGTCTGACTGGCGAGAGTTTGGCCGTCTTCGTGGCCGATCCGTCGGCGAACGTGGTCCACCACGCGGTCGTCGATACGAGCGGCGCGGCCGCCGAAGCCGGCCGTGGGCGTCCCGGAGTCGAGTTCCTCGCCTCGACCGATCCCCTGTTCCGCCCGGTCAACCTGCGCGTGGGCCCCGATGGCGCGCTCTACGTGCTGGACATGCACCGGGGCGTGATCGAGCACCCGGAGTGGATTCCCGATACGGTCGAGGCCGCGCTCGATCTCTACGAGGGGAAAGACCGCGGGCGCGTCTACCGGATCGTTCCGGCGCGCGGTCTGCCGGCCTGGTCGGCGGACTTCGAGGGCTTCGATCGATCGCGGACTGCCGATCTGGTCGACGCTCTCGGTCACCCGAACCGGTGGCGCCGCCTGACGGCACAGAGACTGCTCGTCCAGGAGCACGGTCCGGAACCTCCGACAGCCCTGGTGCGCAGCCTCCTGGAGCGCCTCCTGGAAACAGACGACTCCCTGGGGCGGCTCCATGCCCTTTGGTCGCTGGCCGGTCTCGGAGCGTTGGACCGGGGGACCCTGACGGCTCTGCTCGACGACCCTCATCCGGAACTTCGTCGAAACGCGTTGCTGGCGTTCGAGGAACTGCTTCACGGCGAGGCGCCGAAGAGCGGTTTCGCGGAAACCGTCGTGGGTCTGATCGGCGATCCGGAACCGGCCGTGCGTTTGCAGGCGATCCTCACCGCCGGCCTCCTGCTCGAATCGGAGGCGTACGTGGGGCCGGAGTTCGGACTGTCGGCCGCCTCAGCGGTCGTGGCCGGAACGGCACGCCCCGAGGCCGGGATGCCCGCGTCGGCCGGCGTGGAGAACCTCGAGCGGTCGGAGCTCGAGCGGGACGGGCCGTGGCTTCGTCTGGCGGCCGTCTCGGTCCTGGCTGACGATCCGGCCGCTGCGCTGAGGCTCCTGCTCGCGTCCGGTGGGTCGGTCGACCCGGGCGGAGCGGACATCGTCGAGCGGGTGGCTGCGCTTGTTCCGGCGGAACGCTTGGGCGAGGTGATCGGCGACTCCCTGGTCGTGCGCGCTCTGAGTGAGTCGGGAGCTGGGAGCGCCGGCACGAGTCGCGCGTTGCTGGCCGGGCTGACGACCGCCGCTTCAGGCGCCGACAGCGCCGAGTCCGTTGCCGCGGATCTCGGCGTGGCGTTGCGGCGCCTTCGCCGATCGAGCGACGATCCCCTGGCTGAGTCGGCCTGGAGTATGACCGCCGCTCTGAGGGTCGATGTGTCCCCGGAGGAGATCGCGCACCTCGACTGCGCCGGAGTTCGGGCAGCGGACGGGGACCGGGACGTGGCGGAGCGGCTAGAAGCTCTCGCACTCTTCGGTCTTCGTCGACTCTGGCCCGCTAGCGCGCAAGAAGCGGCCGCTCCGTGTCCTGGCGGTACAAGCCCCGGCGAAGCGTCCGCCGCCGGCTCCTGGCTGGAGCGGATGGGTTCGTTGCTGGATGCCGGCCATCCGGCGCCGGTGCAGCGGGCGGCCATGGCGGAGCTTGCGGCCGCGGAGGAGGCGGCGGTCACGGCGTACGTCGTCGATCGCTGGCCCTACCTGGGGCCGGCCGCGCGAAGGGATGCCGCGAGTTACCTGATCCGGGGCAGGGGGCGGCACCGCGCCCTTCTCGACGCGCTGGAGAGCGGCCGCATCCGACTCGGCGAGATGAACTTCATCCTGGAGCGGCGCCGCTTCCTGCTGCGTTCGCCGGACCAGGAGGTGCGGCGCCGCGCGGCGGCCCAGTTCGACGACGCCGGCGTCGCGACCCGGGCCGAGGCGATCGCGGCGATGCGGCCGGCGCTCGAACTCGACGGGGATCCGAAGCAGGGCGAGGCACTGTTCCTGGAACTCTGTGCACGTTGTCACCAGAGCGGTGGCATGGGCTTCGGTCCGGGCCCGGATCTCGCCGGCATCGGCCGCAAGAGCGGCGAGACCCTGCTGCACGACATCCTGGACCCGAACGCCGCGGTCGACGCCGTCTACGTGAACTACATCGTGGAAACGACAGAGGGAGAGGTCTTCTCCGGCATCCTCGCCGAGAGTTCCGGCGGCGGCGTGGTCCTGCGGGCGGCCGAGGACACGGTGATCGAGGTCCCCGCCGAACGGATTCGGGAGGTGCGCAGCGACGGGCTCTCGATGATGCCCGAGGAGCTCGAGGCGGGTCTCGAACCCGAGGACCTGGCCGATCTGCTCGCCTTTCTGAGCCGCCGTTAG